The Thermodesulfobacteriota bacterium DNA window CCACTGTCTACGTGGATTGCTGCATGGATGCCGAGTGGGGGGAGTGGCCTGATCGTCTGAGCGAGAGGCGGCTCCGATATGTTGGCGGTCAGATAGAAAAGGTCTTCAGGAAGATAGAAGAGGTAACGGGTTACACATTTACGGAAGACATACGCAGAGCTGGTGTAAGAGAAAATGCAAAATTTTACTGGAACTTCAACACCTTGGTGGAGATGGTGGGAAAAAGCGACCCCCAGGCTATCAGTCAGGCAGACGTTGGCCTCCCAATGTGGATGAGCAATACCCCTATGAGAAAAAAGGAAGACGCGCATAATGCACTTGCCATATTGATCAGAGAGACGAGGGAACGGATAGACAGGGGAGAGGGCGTTGTTGAAAAGGGTGCCCCCAAAATATATTTTGGGACCAGGCAGGCCGTTGATCCCTCTATACTCAAGATGGTGGAGAGCTTTGGATTGTCGATAGCTGTTTGTTCCACTGATTGGCTGGCTCCCGTTGAGCGTACAAAAGCAAAGTCAACGGTGTATGGTGAAAAGATAATGGAAGGATTCTCCAAACGAGGCCTGTTGTATTCTTGCCAAGGGGGGATAGACTACTTTACAGAGTACTGCAAGGAATGGAATGTGGACGGGTTTATCATTAGTTACCCCTATTCCTGTCGCCCGTGGACTATTACCCCCCTGATGGTGAAAAAAGCGATAAAAGAGAGGTTGGGCATCCCTTGCCTGGTCCTGGAAGGTGATGTCTATGATACCCGAAATTACAGTGCCGGGCAGATGAGAACGAGGGTTGAAACATTTGCTGAACTGCTGAAGATGAGGAAGGCTTCTTAGAAAAGGAAGCGCAAAAAGCTGACTTTAGGTAAGATGATTTAATGAGTGTGAAGTTATCTGATGGGGTCAATGTAACAACTATGAGTACTAAAATATTTATCTTCTAAGTGAAGGAGGTGCTTTATGTATACAGATTTTTTGAAATTATGTGGGTATGAGGATACAGAACTGAAGAAGCAAATGCCCAGGATAGAAAAGGCATTTGATAAACTTGGGATCGGCAAGGAAGATATAAGCCGGGCTGTGAACAGAGTACAAAAGAGTTTTGATGTAGAACTCAAGGGCGTACGTAAACTGCTGCGCGTGTGGATGGAGGAGCTTGTGTCTTTGCCCTTGTGTCGGGAGGAATACAAGAAGGTTATTTATTACGACTGGCCCTTTCCGGGTACCATGATGATGGCAGTCCACAGGCTGTCACCAGACGTCTATGTGGGGTCTATAGGAGAGATCATGAACGTGGGTATGGGCATGATCTTTGACAAGCTCAGTCCACTTCTTGAGGCAGGTGAACAAACAGGGCTGGGGGTAGGGTCTGCTCACTGTGCCCTCTGGCAGACACACATAGGGGCTATTGAAATGGGGATAATACCCAAACCCGATCTGATGGTCTCATCTGGTTGGTACTGCGATCAGCCTGCGGAGGCAGACCAGCTCCTGGCAGAACTCTATGATATTCCTACTGTTTATATGGACGGAATTCTTGACAGCCAGTGGGGAGGATGGCCTGACATCAGTGAGAGGCTGATCCGATATGCTGGCGGACAGATGGAGAAGGTCTTTAAGAAGATCGAGGACGTAACGGGCTCCACATTTACAGAAGACGTACGTAAAGCCGGTGTAAGAGACAACGCAAAGTTCTATTATAACTATAACACGCTGGTTGAGATGGTAGGGAAAAGTGATCCCCAGGCCATCAGTCAGGCGGATGTGAATCTGGGATATTGGATCAGCAATACCCCTATAAGGATGAGGGACGAGGCAATTGATGCCATTACCACATTAATCGGAGAGACGAAGGAGCGGATAGACAGAGGTGAGGGTGTTGTTGAAAAGGGTGCACCTAGGATATATTTTGGCCTCCGTATGGCAGTTGATGCCGCTATACTCAAGATGGTGGAGAGTCTTGGGTTAGCGATGTCTGTTGTTTTTGTTGACTGGTTAACGCCTTTGGAGCGGACGAAGGCAAAATCAACAGAATACAGTCAAAAAATAATAGAAGGATTCTTTAAGCGTGGGTGCCTATATTCTGCTCAGGGACAGATAGACTACATTACAGAGTACTGCAAGGAATGGAAGGTAGATGGGGCAATCCTCTGTTACCCCTATTCATGTCGTCCGTATACGATACCTCCCTTGATGAACAAAAAGGCACTAAAGGAGAGGCTTGGCATTCCGGTATTGGTTCTGGAGGGTGATGCCTACGATACTCGAAATTACAGTGCCGGCCAGTTAAGAACCAGGGTTGAAACATTTGCTGAGCTGCTGAAGATGAGAAAGGCTTAATAAGATTTGCCCTGTGTTAGTACAATATAAAAAACCAACTTTACCAGGAGGTGAGAATAGTGGTCACAAAGTTATATGCAGGGGTTGATGTTGGGGCTGCTACCGCCAAAACAGTCGTCTTCTCTGAAGGGAAAATCCTGGGATACAAGGTCATCCCCACAGGTCACAGCGTTCCTTTAGCAGCAAATGAAGTAACTAAACTGGCATTAGAGAATGCAGGAATAGAAATCAATGGTGGCGATTTTAAAGATATATTTGATCATATTATCTCCACCGGTTACGGTCGAAATGGGGTACCATTTTCAAACAAGGCCATAACCGAGATCATGTGCCACGCTAAAGGAGCTTTTTTCCTTCTTCCGAAAACCAGAACTATCATTGACATAGGTGGACAGGATAGTAAAACTATTGGTCTTGAAGAAGACGGAAATGTGTCGAATTTTGTCATGAATGACAAGTGCGCTGCTGGTACTGGCAGATTTCTCGAGGTTATGGCAGAGGTTCTCGGTGTAGAGTTAGAAAACTTGGGGGAAGAGGCCATGAAGAGTAAAAACCCATGTACGGTTAGTACTACCTGTACCATCTTCGCAGAATCCGAGATGGTTTCATTACGTGCTGAGGGTAGGAAGAGAGAAGACTTAGTATCGGGGATAGTTAGATCTGTCGCATCCCGGGTGTCGATAATGGGGAGAACCGTGGGTTTCAAAGATGACGTCGTATTTACCGGTGGGGTGGCTAAAAATGTGGGTGTCAAGGAGGCATTGAAGCAGGAAACCGGTAAAAACATCGTTGTACCTAGTGAACCCCAGATTATGGGGGCATTGGGAGCTGCTATATTTGCCTTTGAAGCGCGAAATTGAACCTCTCCGCAGCAAGTTGCGGGGTATCCAAAAATATTATAAATTTTCTTTATTCCGTATTCTGTCATTCCGTGCTTGCCCCCGTATCGAGTACAGGGCAGGCAGGAATGACTATTGAAACCCTTGTAGCAGGCTACAGGGTAATTATCAAGTTAAATCGAAGTACAATGTGACTGAGGGTGCAGGAATGCACCCCTTTCAGTTTGTCATCCCCTTTTTTAAACAGAGAAACTCTAAAAGAAAAAAACAGGTAGCTGTAAATTGGAGCGGAGACTATGACAGAGATGGACAAGATTATTGATGCCTGCATTGAATGCGGGATTTGTATGGAGGATTGCGGGTTCTTGTCAAAATATTGTGAAAGCCCTAAGGAACTGGCGGAAAAATTCAGTTCAGGTTACTTTAGAGAAAAACCCATGATTCCATATTCTTGCAGCCTCTGTGATCTTTGTGAAGTGCTTTGCCCCGAGGAGTTGAACATCGGAAAGATGTGTATGGAGTTACGTGAAAAAATGGTAAAGGAAGGACTGGGGCCCCTTCGTTCTCACAAATTGGTGGAGAGTGATCAAGAATTTGTTCTTTCCGATTCTTTCTCCTCAGCTATATCTGATC harbors:
- a CDS encoding 2-hydroxyacyl-CoA dehydratase family protein, producing the protein MYTDFLKLCGYEDTELKKQMPRIEKAFDKLGIGKEDISRAVNRVQKSFDVELKGVRKLLRVWMEELVSLPLCREEYKKVIYYDWPFPGTMMMAVHRLSPDVYVGSIGEIMNVGMGMIFDKLSPLLEAGEQTGLGVGSAHCALWQTHIGAIEMGIIPKPDLMVSSGWYCDQPAEADQLLAELYDIPTVYMDGILDSQWGGWPDISERLIRYAGGQMEKVFKKIEDVTGSTFTEDVRKAGVRDNAKFYYNYNTLVEMVGKSDPQAISQADVNLGYWISNTPIRMRDEAIDAITTLIGETKERIDRGEGVVEKGAPRIYFGLRMAVDAAILKMVESLGLAMSVVFVDWLTPLERTKAKSTEYSQKIIEGFFKRGCLYSAQGQIDYITEYCKEWKVDGAILCYPYSCRPYTIPPLMNKKALKERLGIPVLVLEGDAYDTRNYSAGQLRTRVETFAELLKMRKA
- a CDS encoding acyl-CoA dehydratase activase; protein product: MVTKLYAGVDVGAATAKTVVFSEGKILGYKVIPTGHSVPLAANEVTKLALENAGIEINGGDFKDIFDHIISTGYGRNGVPFSNKAITEIMCHAKGAFFLLPKTRTIIDIGGQDSKTIGLEEDGNVSNFVMNDKCAAGTGRFLEVMAEVLGVELENLGEEAMKSKNPCTVSTTCTIFAESEMVSLRAEGRKREDLVSGIVRSVASRVSIMGRTVGFKDDVVFTGGVAKNVGVKEALKQETGKNIVVPSEPQIMGALGAAIFAFEARN
- a CDS encoding 2-hydroxyacyl-CoA dehydratase family protein; its protein translation is MYTDFLKLCGYEDDELKKEMPRIEKAFDKLGIGKEDIVRAEARLQNNFHIELEGIRKLLRVWMEELVSLPLCREEYKKVVYTDWPFPGAMMFALQKLSGDVYTTTIAQVLNLTMGAIFDKLSPILEAGEKTGLGVGEAHCALWQTHIGAIELGIIPKPDLMVSAGWYCDQPAEADQLLAELYGIPTVYVDCCMDAEWGEWPDRLSERRLRYVGGQIEKVFRKIEEVTGYTFTEDIRRAGVRENAKFYWNFNTLVEMVGKSDPQAISQADVGLPMWMSNTPMRKKEDAHNALAILIRETRERIDRGEGVVEKGAPKIYFGTRQAVDPSILKMVESFGLSIAVCSTDWLAPVERTKAKSTVYGEKIMEGFSKRGLLYSCQGGIDYFTEYCKEWNVDGFIISYPYSCRPWTITPLMVKKAIKERLGIPCLVLEGDVYDTRNYSAGQMRTRVETFAELLKMRKAS